Below is a window of Chloroflexota bacterium DNA.
TAGTCATCATCAGCGCGGTGCGTATCCCTACCGGCAAGTTTCTCGGAGCACTTTCTCCCTTTTCCGCTACCCAACTGGGCTCCATTGTGATCCGTGAGGCGGTCAGACGGGCCGGGATCAATCCCCAACAGGTGGACGAAGTGATCATGGGCAACGTCGTCTCCGCCGGCTTAGGTCAAGCCCCGGCCAGACAGGCCGCTATTCACGCCGGGATACCCCCCGCAGTCCCAGTCCTCACCATCAATAAGGTGTGCGGCTCTGGACTGAAAGCCGTGATGTTGGCCGCCCAGGCAATCAAGGCCGGGGATGCCCGATGCCTCGTTGCCGGAGGGATGGAGAGCATGAGTAATGCCCCCTACCTTTTGCGTAATGCCAGAAATGGCTACCGCCTCGGAAACGGGGAGTTGGTTGATGCCGACATCTGCGATGGGCTGTGGTGTTCGTTCGAGAACTGGCATATGGGCGATGCCGCCGAGTTCATCGCCGCCCAATTCGGTATCAGTCGGGAGGAGCAAGACGAGTTCGCCCTGGAGAGCCACCGTAAGGCTCTAATGGCCAGTGAGAGTGGTAAGTTTAGGGACGAAATAGTTCCCGTCGAGGTGCCCCACAAGAAGGGCACGATCATCTTCGATACCGATGAGACGCCCCGGGCAGATACCAGCCTTGAGGCCCTGGCCAGGCTTAAGCCGGCTTTCCAATTCAATGGAACGGTTACACCTGGCAATGCACCTGGACTCAGCGATGGGGCCGCTGCCCTCGTCGTAATGGAGGGCAAAGAAGCGGAGCGCAGCGGACGGCCACCCTTAGCACGGATCACTGCTTACACGGCGGTGGGCATCGAGCCCAGGTTCATCTTTGCCGCACCACCCCTGGCCATCCGAAAACTGCTGAGCCAAACAGGGCTCTCACTAGCCGATTTCGACCTGATCGAGGTCAACGAGGCCTTCAGTGCGCAAATCCTGGCCAACGGCAAGGAGCTGGGGTGGGATTGGAACAAGATAAATGTAAATGGCGGAGCGGTGGCCCTTGGGCATCCTATCGGAGCCAGCGGCGCCCGCATCCTAACAACCCTAATCTATGCCTTGCGCGCCCGTGGGGGAAAGAGAGGATTAGCCTCCCTCTGTCTCGGCGGTGGTAGCGCCATAGCTATGAGCATTGAGGTGATAGAGCGATGAAAGAGACGGCTAAGGTGGGTGTGGTAGGGGGAGGCACGATGGGCAACGGTATCGCTCAGGTCTTTGCCCAAGCAGGCTTTAGGGTGACCCTGGTCGATGTCGATCAAAGACAGTTAGACAAAGCCTTAGCGACCATCAGCCGGAATCTGGCCCGCGGTGTGGAGAAAGGACGTCTCACCGAGGAGGAGAGTGAGGCTACCCTGCGGCGAATCACGACCTCGCTCGAGCTCAACGATCTCGCCGAATCGACTATCGTGATCGAGGCCATCATCGAGGATGCGGAAGCAAAGATGGACCTCTTCCGCAGGCTGGACAGTCTCTGCGCCCCGCAAACCGTCTTAGCCTCAAATACCTCATCTATCTCTATCACGCAGTTGGCGGCGGCCACAAAGCGAGCCGATAAGGTCATCGGCATGCACTTTATGAACCCGGTGCCGGTGATGCAGCTGGTTGAGGTTATTCGAGGAATGTCTACCAGCGAGGAAACGACCGCTTTCGTCAAAGCCCTGGCTACGAAACTCGGCAAGATAGCGGTTGAGGTGAACGATTACCCGGGTTTCATCTCCAATCGTATCCTGATGCCGATGATCAACGAGGCCATTTATGCCCTTATGGAGGGCGTAGCCAAGCGCGATGATATTGACACCGTGATGCGCCTGGGCATGAATCACCCCATGGGTCCGCTACAACTAGCAGACCTGATCGGACTGGACGTCTGTCTGCACATAATGGAGGTGCTCTACGCTGGCTTTGGCGATTCGAAGTATCGGCCCTGTCCGCTCCTTCGCCGTATGGTCCAGGCTGGTCATCTTGGCCGTAAGAGTGGACAGGGGTTCTATAAATATTAGGGAGGAAGGACGTGGATTTTGAACTGACTGCCGATCAGCGCCTGATCCGCGATACTGTGCGTGGTCTGGCCACGGCCCAGTTACAGCCGATGGCGGCGCGCTACGATGAGGCCGAGGAGTACCCCTACGAGAATCTGCGGAAGTTGGCGGAGCTGGGGCTGATGGGCACGTTCGTCCCCGAGGAGTACGGTGGTGCTCACATCGATACAGTAAGTTACGCTCTGGCAGTGGAGGAGATCTCCCGCGCCTGTGCCGCGACCGGATTGATTATGTCCATTCATAACTCTTTAGTTTGCCATACCATCCTCCTCTTTGGTAATGAGAAGCAGAGACGACGCTTCTTACCGACGTTGGCCCGAGGGGAGAAGATCGGCGCTTTTGCCCTCACCGAGCCCAACGCTGGATCTGACGTGGCCTCCATGGAGACAACAGCTGTGTCGGCAGGTGAGCAATGGGTCATCAATGGTTCTAAGATATTCATTACCAGCGGAGCCGTAGCCGATGTCCTCATCCTGTTCGCCTCCACAGATAGATCACTTGGGGCCAAGGGCATCAGCGCTTTCATCATTGAGAAGGGCACTCTTGGCTTTTCCATAGGATCCAGAGTACGTACCATGGGGATGCGAGCCTCCGGCACTGCCGAGCTCGTTTTCCAGGACTGTCGTCTGCCGAAAGAGAATCTTCTGGGGGAACCTGGAGGTGGTTTTCGGCTGGCTATGCAGGCTTTGGATTGTGGCCGAATAGGCATAGCCGCCCAAGCAGTGGGCATCGCTCAGGCCTGCTTCGAAGATTCAGTCAAGTACGCTAAAGAACGGCACCAGTTTGGAAAACCGATCGCCGAATTTCAAGCCATCCAGTGGCCACTGGCGGAGATGGCTACCGAAATAGCCGCCGCTCGTCTGCTCACCCTGTACGCTGCTAGCCTGAAGGATAAGGGACAACGCTTCACCAAAGAGGCAGCGATGGCCAAGCTCTGTGCTTCGGATACAGCTATGCGGGCGGCGACCAGGGCCGTCCAGATCCATGGTGGCTACGGCTACGCACGTGAGTACCCTATTCAGCGCTACTTCCGTGATGCGCGCATCACTCAGATCTATGAGGGCACCAATGAGGTGCAACGTATGGTTATTGCGGCCAATATCCTCAAATAGTTAGCGTTTTTTTAACGGCAGAGAGAGGAGAGGTATTATCTTACCATGATAGAAGCCAAAATTGAGCGACTGCGCCAGATGTGGCAGGAAGCCCTCCTGGGGGGTGGCCGAAGAAGGATAGAGGAGCAACACGCTAAGGGCAAATTGACCGCTCGGGAGCGTCTCGACCTTCTCCTCGATGAGGGCAGCTTTCAAGAGTTGGATGCCTTCGTCACGCACCGAGCTACTGAATTTGGCCTGGAGAGACGAAGGTTCTTGGGAGACGGCGTCGTTAGTGGCTATGGCCGGATCGATGGCCGTCTCGTCTATGTCTACGCCCAAGATTTTACGGTCTTCGGCGGGTCCCTGTCTGAAACTCAGGCAATGAAGATCTGCAAGATCCTCGATATGGCCCTGAAAAATGGCGCACCGGTCATCGCTTTGGCCGACTCGGGCGGGGCGCGTATCCAAGAAGGGGTGGATAGCCTGGGAGGCTATGCCAGCATCTTCCTGCGTAACACCCTGGCCTCCGGTGTCATCCCCCAGATATCGGTCATAATGGGGCCATGCGCGGGGGGGGCCGTCTACTCACCCGCCTTAACCGATTTCATCTTTATGATTAAGGGGACAAGCCATATGTTTGTCACCGGCCCCACAGTGATTAAGGCCGTCACGCACGAGGATGTTACTTTTGAACACCTTGGTGGGGCAATGACACACAATGCCATCAGTGGCGTGGCTCACTTCGCCGCCGAGAGCGAAGAGGAATGCCTATCATTGGTCAGGCATCTGCTCAGTTTCATCCCTCAGAACAACCTGGAGGATCCACCGGCTGTTGAAACCTCCGATGACCCGGCCCGCGTAGACGATGGGCTGAATATGATCATCCCTGATAACCCTATCAAGCCTTACGATATGAAGGAGATTATTCGCCTGGTCTTTGACAACGGCCAATTCTTTGAGATCCAGGAGCACTTCGCCCAAAATATTATCATCGGCTTCGCCAGGCTGAATGGCCGCTCTATAGGCATCGTCGCTCAGCAGCCCAGCGTGTTAGCCGGCGTGTTGGATATCAATGCCTCAATAAAGGCAGCCCGTTTCGTGCGCTTCTGCGACTGTTTCAATATCCCTATCATCACCTTCGAAGATGTGCCCGGCTTTTTACCCGGCGTCGCCCAGGAACATGGTGGCATCATCCGCAACGGAGCCAAGCTGCTCTACGCTTACTGCGAGGCCACTGTGCCCAAAATCACGGTGATCACGCGCAAATCTTACGGCGGCGCCTACTGTGTCATGAACAGTAAGCACGTTCGCGGCGACATAAACTATGCCTGGCCATCAGCGGAGATAGCCGTGATGGGACCCGAGGGTGCGGTGGATATAATCTTCAAGCGAGAGATCGAGAGAGCAGCCGACCCCGAGGCTATGCGACAACAGCTTATTGAAGAATACCGCGAGAAGTTCGCTAGCCCCTACATTGCGGCCGCCCGCGGCTACATCGATGAGGTGATCGAGCCAAGCCAGACTCGTCCTAAACTGATCGTTGCCCTGGAGATGTTACAGAATAAGCGTGATAATAACCCACCCAAGAAACACGGTAACATACCTCTATAATTGTGGAATCTGCTATGAAAGAGAATCCGGTCAAAGTAACGGACACCGTCCTCAGAGATGCTCACCAATCCCTCCTGGCCACACGCCTGCGAACCGAGGACATGCTCCCCATCGCCACCCGCCTGGACGAGGTCGGCTATCACTCCCTTGAGGTTTGGGGGGGAGCAACATTCGATACCTGCCTGCGCTTCCTCCACGAGGACCCCTGGGAAAGACTGCGCCAGATTAAGTCCCATATTCGCAAGACACCCCTTCAAATGCTGCTGCGTGGCCAAAACATCGTCGGTTACCGCCATTATCCCGATGACATCGTCGAGCGCTTTGTCGCCAAGGCGCGCCAGAACGGCATCGACATCTTCCGCATCTTCGATGCTCTGAACGATATCCGTAATATGGAGTTGGCGATGAAGGTCGCCTGCCGAGAGGGGGCTCACGTCCAGGCAGCCATCTGTTACACCCTCAGTCCCGTACACAACATTGACCTGTACGTTCAATTAGCCAAGCAGTTAGAATCCCTGGGAGCTCATTCTATTTGTATCAAGGATATGGCCGGCATGCTCGCCCCCTACGAGGCCTACGAGTTAATAACGAGACTTAAAGAGAGCCTCGACCTACCGATCCAGTTGCATTGCCACTATACCAGCGGTATGGCGCAGGCGACCTATCTTAAGGCCGCGGAGGCGGGCATCGATATCGTTGATACGGCCATCTCCACCATGGCCCTGGGCAGCTCACAACCACCAACGGAGAGTTTCGTGAGCATGTTAAGGGGCACTCCTAGAGATACAGGGCTCGACCTGACCTTGCTCTCCGAGATTGCCCAATATTTCGCTGAAGTACGGAGGAGATATCGAGCCTTCGAGAGTGAGTTTAGCGGGGTAGATACGAATGTGCTCGTCTTCCAAATACCCGGAGGCATGATCTCCAACCTGGCCGCTCAACTTCAGGAACAGGGTGCGCTGGATAAGATGCCTGAGGTGCTACGGGAGGTGCCACAGGTGCGCCAGGAATTGGGTTATCCGCCACTAGTCACCCCATCCAGTCAAATCGTCGGTACACAGGCCACACTGAATGTTCTGCTTGGAAAGCGCTATAAGGTCATCCCAAAGGAGGTAAAATCCTACATCAAGGGTCTCTACGGCCGTCCGCCAGCACCGGTAGATGAGAGGATCAGGCGGCTGGCGATCGATGATGAGGAAACCGTGGAGCAGAGGCCAGCTGATTTGTTGCCTCCTGAATACGCCCAAGCGGCTAAGGAGAGCGCAGCATACAGCCGGAGCGAAGAGGATGTGCTCTCCTATGCCCTCTTTCCCTCCATAGCCCTGGAATTCTTCAAGGGGAGAGCGGCTGGGGAGCAGCTGGAGCAGGAGGTTGTGGCAGCCATCGCGGCAGCTATCAGCCACTCAAGTGGGCCGAAACCTCCCACTTCGGCCGACCGTTCACTATGGAGAATGACCGGGCGCCTTCGTTCAACGGCCCTTGATGAGTTGCGCTGGATCAAATGAAATTAAATATAGATGGCAAAGCATACTATGTTCAGTTGAATCAGGATACGGTCAGCGTTGATGGGAACTCCTTTAAGGTGCAAGTGCGAAGGGAGGATTCCCAATTCACGATCCAGGTCAACGGGCGCCCCTATAAAATAGAGCTTCAGGGACGCACCGTACTGGTCAATGGAAAAGCCTATCGGGTGGAGACGCTAGGAGCAGGCGTGAGGACCCCTACTCCACTTGCCCCCAAAACCGTGCCCAGGGTGCCTGACTTTGGCGTCGTGAAGGCACTTATGCCCGGTAGGGTCATCTCTATCAGGGTAAGAGAAGGAGCTGAAGTAAAAGAGGACGCCGTCTTAATGATCATCGAGGCGATGAAAATGGAAAACGAGATTCGTGCCCCACAGGGCGGGATGGTGAAGAGGATCGCTGTTGCTGAGGGTACGACCGTTAACAACAGTGACGTGCTGATAGTGTTAGAATAAGGTCATGTTTCGCAAGGTACTAGTGGCCAATCGAGGGGAAATAGCCGTCCGTATCCTACGAGCCTGTGCTGAACTGGGCATC
It encodes the following:
- a CDS encoding acetyl-CoA C-acetyltransferase; the protein is MSPEHEVVIISAVRIPTGKFLGALSPFSATQLGSIVIREAVRRAGINPQQVDEVIMGNVVSAGLGQAPARQAAIHAGIPPAVPVLTINKVCGSGLKAVMLAAQAIKAGDARCLVAGGMESMSNAPYLLRNARNGYRLGNGELVDADICDGLWCSFENWHMGDAAEFIAAQFGISREEQDEFALESHRKALMASESGKFRDEIVPVEVPHKKGTIIFDTDETPRADTSLEALARLKPAFQFNGTVTPGNAPGLSDGAAALVVMEGKEAERSGRPPLARITAYTAVGIEPRFIFAAPPLAIRKLLSQTGLSLADFDLIEVNEAFSAQILANGKELGWDWNKINVNGGAVALGHPIGASGARILTTLIYALRARGGKRGLASLCLGGGSAIAMSIEVIER
- a CDS encoding 3-hydroxybutyryl-CoA dehydrogenase, whose product is MKETAKVGVVGGGTMGNGIAQVFAQAGFRVTLVDVDQRQLDKALATISRNLARGVEKGRLTEEESEATLRRITTSLELNDLAESTIVIEAIIEDAEAKMDLFRRLDSLCAPQTVLASNTSSISITQLAAATKRADKVIGMHFMNPVPVMQLVEVIRGMSTSEETTAFVKALATKLGKIAVEVNDYPGFISNRILMPMINEAIYALMEGVAKRDDIDTVMRLGMNHPMGPLQLADLIGLDVCLHIMEVLYAGFGDSKYRPCPLLRRMVQAGHLGRKSGQGFYKY
- a CDS encoding acyl-CoA dehydrogenase translates to MDFELTADQRLIRDTVRGLATAQLQPMAARYDEAEEYPYENLRKLAELGLMGTFVPEEYGGAHIDTVSYALAVEEISRACAATGLIMSIHNSLVCHTILLFGNEKQRRRFLPTLARGEKIGAFALTEPNAGSDVASMETTAVSAGEQWVINGSKIFITSGAVADVLILFASTDRSLGAKGISAFIIEKGTLGFSIGSRVRTMGMRASGTAELVFQDCRLPKENLLGEPGGGFRLAMQALDCGRIGIAAQAVGIAQACFEDSVKYAKERHQFGKPIAEFQAIQWPLAEMATEIAAARLLTLYAASLKDKGQRFTKEAAMAKLCASDTAMRAATRAVQIHGGYGYAREYPIQRYFRDARITQIYEGTNEVQRMVIAANILK
- a CDS encoding methylmalonyl-CoA carboxyltransferase translates to MIEAKIERLRQMWQEALLGGGRRRIEEQHAKGKLTARERLDLLLDEGSFQELDAFVTHRATEFGLERRRFLGDGVVSGYGRIDGRLVYVYAQDFTVFGGSLSETQAMKICKILDMALKNGAPVIALADSGGARIQEGVDSLGGYASIFLRNTLASGVIPQISVIMGPCAGGAVYSPALTDFIFMIKGTSHMFVTGPTVIKAVTHEDVTFEHLGGAMTHNAISGVAHFAAESEEECLSLVRHLLSFIPQNNLEDPPAVETSDDPARVDDGLNMIIPDNPIKPYDMKEIIRLVFDNGQFFEIQEHFAQNIIIGFARLNGRSIGIVAQQPSVLAGVLDINASIKAARFVRFCDCFNIPIITFEDVPGFLPGVAQEHGGIIRNGAKLLYAYCEATVPKITVITRKSYGGAYCVMNSKHVRGDINYAWPSAEIAVMGPEGAVDIIFKREIERAADPEAMRQQLIEEYREKFASPYIAAARGYIDEVIEPSQTRPKLIVALEMLQNKRDNNPPKKHGNIPL
- a CDS encoding oxaloacetate decarboxylase subunit alpha — translated: MKENPVKVTDTVLRDAHQSLLATRLRTEDMLPIATRLDEVGYHSLEVWGGATFDTCLRFLHEDPWERLRQIKSHIRKTPLQMLLRGQNIVGYRHYPDDIVERFVAKARQNGIDIFRIFDALNDIRNMELAMKVACREGAHVQAAICYTLSPVHNIDLYVQLAKQLESLGAHSICIKDMAGMLAPYEAYELITRLKESLDLPIQLHCHYTSGMAQATYLKAAEAGIDIVDTAISTMALGSSQPPTESFVSMLRGTPRDTGLDLTLLSEIAQYFAEVRRRYRAFESEFSGVDTNVLVFQIPGGMISNLAAQLQEQGALDKMPEVLREVPQVRQELGYPPLVTPSSQIVGTQATLNVLLGKRYKVIPKEVKSYIKGLYGRPPAPVDERIRRLAIDDEETVEQRPADLLPPEYAQAAKESAAYSRSEEDVLSYALFPSIALEFFKGRAAGEQLEQEVVAAIAAAISHSSGPKPPTSADRSLWRMTGRLRSTALDELRWIK
- a CDS encoding acetyl-CoA carboxylase biotin carboxyl carrier protein subunit (composes the biotin carboxyl carrier protein subunit of the acetyl-CoA carboxylase complex, the enzyme that catalyzes the carboxylation of acetyl-CoA to malonyl-CoA, which in turn controls the rate of fatty acid metabolism); amino-acid sequence: MKLNIDGKAYYVQLNQDTVSVDGNSFKVQVRREDSQFTIQVNGRPYKIELQGRTVLVNGKAYRVETLGAGVRTPTPLAPKTVPRVPDFGVVKALMPGRVISIRVREGAEVKEDAVLMIIEAMKMENEIRAPQGGMVKRIAVAEGTTVNNSDVLIVLE